GACAAATGTCTTTCTCCACCTCGAAATCAATACCAGCTGGGCTTCTCAACAAAGATTGGGCAATTTAAGCCGATCCATCTGAAAAATATTGATATATTTCCTCACTTCATCCTTTGAGGGAATATCCCACACCTATCTGGCATGCCATCTAGTGGTGGAGGAAGTGCTGGTTAATAGTGGATTTCATATAAACAGTATTAACggtagaagggttccaacccgaagtgtcacctattgtctattgtcacctataccttttctccagagatgctgcttgacccaccgagttattccagcattgtgtctaaaaACAGTATGAAATACACGAGGCCTTCATTGGTGGTCACCCAAAACATGTTTGGTTAAATATGTTAATTGGAGCCAAAAGATTATTGAAAAATTCCTTCAGTCAGACAAATTATTGAGAGAATTGCATCAGAAGCCATATTATATTTCAATGTTTTGTGCATGGAGTCACATAAAGCAGGTGTGTTCCACTCAATTCTTGTCCTGCATTTGGTCACTCTGCTTTGTCAGAGCCCAGGATTGAATATTTTGTGGGCCAAGCTGTCAAGAACACAACACACATCAGCACTTCACAAAGTGTTTGTACGTGTGACGAGGTAACCATTCCATAGCAGCTTCGGCCCCTAGTTCCTGACTGCGGCTCTGCATTTCGAAGTCTGAGCCTGAAAATAGTAATACAGGTAAAGCAAACTTTAAATAATGTGCCATTAAAACTGAGAGCTGTCGCCATTAAGAAAATGCAGTGAAAAAATTACATTGTTAAAAACACTCAGCGATACACAAATGCGCTTTATGGAAAGAAACCTGCTatcgtccaaccatctgccaatggaaagctcccctcacctgtatccagctatcacttgccaggctttgtcctgtccccacttctcttccagctttctcctcccccaaccacaatcagtgaagaagggtccattgtgaaacgccacctattcatgttctccagagatgttacttgacctgctgagttactccggcactttgtgtctttttcttctaCCCCAAACCTTGTTTGGCCATTTGTGCTCCAATCTTTCCCTTGAGGAAACACATCAAGGTACACAGTTATACCAAATCCTGCTAGTGGCATTCAAGaatcagaggaggcagttgaggcatctcaacatttaaaaaacatttggacagttacatggattcgATAagttaggccaaatgcaggcaggtgggattagtgtagatggggcatgttggtcagcatggacaagttgagtcagagggcctatttccacactgcatgactctaactCAATAACCCATCAGCTTCTTAGgggaacggtagcgcagcggtagagttgctgctttacagcgaatgcagcgccggagactcaggttcgatcctgactacgggtgctgcactgtaaggagtttgtacattctccccgtgacctgcgtgggttttctcccaaagacgtacaggtatgtaggttaattggctgggtaaatgtaaaaattgtccctagtgggtgtaggatagtgttaatgtacggggatcgttgggcggcacggacttggtgggccgaaaaggcttgtttccggctgtatatatatgatatgatagacaaaGCATGAAGCATCATCTTGCAAAGATCACGCAGGTGataatattgtttttattttttaagtcATGTTACTGTTTCATCATTAAGAATCCTGATCATTTCTTTAAAGAGGGAATAATTTAAGGGAAACATTATTCAATGCTTTTTATTAACATATTTAATTGGGATGCTCTTTATGAGCATATTTAATATAATGACAAATTAATATACAGACATTTTTGTGTTCTATGCCACAGGTTCTACTGTCTTGCTCACACGTTTTTCACAGGGTAAGTACAATAGGTCGAAGAGAAATAATGTGTACAcccattttaaaaaataattagcaATTTGTATAACTTGGAAGAATATTACATTCCAGATACAGGGTTTGCTTGAATAGCagtgcttttttttgttttaactgACAACAACCTGAAAAACACCCTAGAGAACTGCTTCATTAAATTATTGCAGCGCAGAGTGAGGCtattcaagagtattttattgttgtatgtcccaaaatggaacaatgaagttcgtatttgcagcaacacaacagatatatgtaaacatagtgctctgtaaaacccgcaataaacaacaaaaaagctcAGGATATAAAGCttaaaacataaaaaataaaaacaaaataaaaaaatagtCAAATAAAGACCAATCATATCTGTTGTGAATACCTAATAAAATTCAATGGTCATTGATATTACTGGGTAACTCAGGGATGGGAAACTTGAAGCAATAAAAATCCAGGTGAGAGTGGATACTTTTTCCAATATGCTAGTTTTCCAGGATCTTGGaatatttggagaattgtgttctgATTTGGTCACCCTAAtacaggaaatatgttgttaaactggaaggaGTCCAGAGAAGGTTAACAGAACGATGTGGCCAGgaactgagggcctgagctatatggagaggttggctGGATAGgacttttattccttggagtgcaggaggatgagaggtgatcttgtggCGGGTGTAAGATCGtgaggggaaatagatagggtaaatgcatagagtcttgtacccggagtaggggaattaagaaacagagaacataggtttaaggtgagaggggaaaattttaataagaacttgaggagctactttttccacagagtatggtgggtatatggaatgagctgccagaggaggtagttgaggcagatgcttgtggcaacaggtacatggacaggaaaggtttagagagatacgggccaaacacaggcaggcgacactagtgtagatggggcatcttgatcagcatgggaaagttggtccgaagggcctatttccgtgctgtatgtctcaaTCTGGATGTCAGTTGCAAGACAAGAATTATTGTCatccttaattgcccttgagaaggtactGGAGGGCCACCTTCTGGAATCACTACATCCTTTTAGTAAAGATACTCCCACAATACCTTTGCTTGAGGAGTTACAGGATTAAGATTCATTAATAATGAATGACTGGTAgtaatatttccaaatcaggatagtCTGTGACTTGGAGGGGTGCCTGCAGACGATTGTGTTCCCCCACGGTCCCCGGTTGTTGAAGTTGAGGGTTTAAGAAGTACTGCAAGTGTTGCCCAGGCAAGTGACTGCGGTGCGTTTGAGAATGATACACACAACAGCCACTGTAAATGATGAAAAGGCTTTGAAGTGATAGCATGTGAATCACTTGCTACCGAATACCCAGCCTTTGATCTACTCTCGTAGCATGGTATTTTAAAACTTCATTCAAAAATAACTTTGAATTTTAAAATAACGAATGCAAGGAAAGAGTCCCAGTATGCGATAATTTAcgtattacattttatttataccTGAAGATTTGTTTGCAAGCCTTTGAAAAGTTCTCTGGGAGAAAGAGTtgcccaatgtgtaggaaggaacaataCCAAACCAGAGTAATCCATGATGGCGCTCGTCTCTTCAGGATGAAATGTGCTGTCAGGTACTTTATTTGATAAAATTATCTATTAAAATCATTTATCAGAACTTCTTATACCTCAATTTTTGTTATCAGGGTTAAGAAATAATTTGGCCAAATAAAATGGAGACAAAATGAAGGCATTATTTATTTGTTGGGGTAAACTGAGTAACCTTTATTCCAACACTGCTCAATGGGATAATCTCATAAGAAGCCGAAAGTAAAGGAGCTCCGTTCTAGAATGCAAGGAAACTTTACTTTGGGATTGTGCAAATTTATTATTGGATGTTTGTACATCAGAGATTTTCACCATATTGGCTGATGAGCTTCACAAAAACAACATTAAAacgcagaaaaaaaatcataaagcttTGAAATGGctctttcagcccaccttgtttatgccaaccatgatgcctgaCTACGTAATCACATTTGCCCACACAAGGTCTGAATCCTTCTACACCTATCCtatctatctgtccaaatgccttttgaaacgTTTAATTACACCTACCTCCACAGATAGCTCATTTTACCTCAGGGGGCTTAAAAGCACGTGAAATTATTGTTGCAATGTGATCTCTCTCTGCTTCCAGAATCTAGCATTATATTCTGCTGGCAGATTAAACATTTAAATGACAATCTTTTAGTTCTGGAGTGCGAGTTTTACATTGGTTTAACAAGTTTGCACTTTAACCTAGAATTCAGAGTCACTGGCGGGGATATGTTGTTCGCAAATGGTACAAGCAACTGAGGCGGACGGTACCTCCAAAAGACAAGAAATTACGGCAGCGATTCTATGAAGACAAGGTAAACGATAAGTTCTCCTTTCTCCATAATTGTTATTGTACATAAACAGTACATCACAACCGCCTGACACAACTGGCACTTCAGATTCTGAGTTCAATCCTCGTTCAAGATGACTAGATAACAGAAGTGTTTTCATTAATGGCAAAATTAAAGTATTTGGACAATCTTCATCTGGTCAAAGGTGTAACTAAACACCAATGCCACTAATTCAGCTCACGAAATGAAAGAAAGTGTGATATAAATTATTGATCACCAAACCAGAAGAGAAATAATGAGCAGAGTGTGTGACACAAATATTGTTAAAATCTGCATAGATGCAGGAGATTTAGTGCATAAAAAAGATGGAGCAAGACATCACTAGATTAAGCAGGTTTCAGTGTACTGGAAAATTGAAGCAAAAAGCAATTTGTAATTATATAGACGAGTGCAGCTGTAAATAGATTGTAAAGAAAACAGTTATGGTTCCAGTCATGATCTGAGAGTTCATCGCTGACATAAGAGGCTACGTTTCCTAGCAGGTATTCAATTTTCCTTTACGCTTTAAAGGAACCTATAGGAAATCTGCATGAAGGGCAATCCAGGTGGAATGAAAGCTCAGTAGATCTAGGCCCAGTTATGCTCCAGAGCTACATTGTTGCTGttgttactttagagatatagcacggaaacaagtccttttgcccaccgagtcctcccTGACAAGCGATCGCCCTCGTACTCTAGCAGTATccaacatacaagggacaatttacaattttaccaaagccaattaactgagaaactgtacgtctttggagcgtggaaggaaaccggagctcctggagaaaacccatatggtcacagggagaacgtacaaactccgtacagacagcacccatagtcaggatcgaacccgggtctctggcacagtaaagcagcaactctaccgctgtgccattgtaccGCCCACctgatacccttttgtctccaGTTCACCTCATGACCATCTCCAcccatcagccaatcatccccaaTGCACCTTCATCTCCTGATCAGCCCAGCTATCGAAGGAACTAGCACTAATAACATAGTCAAATAAATTgaggttttttaaatgaaaggatAGCCAGAGCATACAAGGAATGAATTATAGAAATATTAAACCTTTCACATCCCACAACCAATGAGGTATTACTGAAGTATAATCACTTTGGAGTGCAGAAATACATCAATTTAAACCAATGAACTTCCAGGTTTGAATTCACAGGCTCGTGGCATTTGCTGGTAACCATGCCTTGGATCTCGTGGTCCACCAGACCTTGCATTTGAACTCTAAAGCAGTTTGAGAATGCTGGATTAACATAGGTGTCCATTGCTCTCTGACAGTGATAAGAATTATTTTGCGGCAAgtgatcatatttgttccttgaaAATTCAAAGAAGAAAAACTAACAATACTATTTTCTTTTACATGTTTATGAGGTGCAGCCCGATTGACGTGTCATTCTCCAAACATAACAATAAAAAATATTCAGAACGTTTGTTTAGTGTCTGAAAATTCACAAACTTGAAAAAGGATAACAAATACAGTAAATAAACAATTCTAAAGTCTGGCCAGCCAACAAAATTGCAGGTTTATACTTTGGACCATTTAGTCAAATAAAATTGGAttttatgatttaaaaatatactgTTTAAACACAAGTAAAATCAAACAATTTCAGACAACTTTACGGTTTCTGGTGGTGATACAGTAGTTTCCAGTAATCCATTTCAGTTTCTTAATAATTTAGATCAAAGAAGCCTAAAAGGTCACGGAAACTTTGTTATACCAATACCATATACACGAATGTTTACACGAGGGAGACGTGTTCCTTGGAATGTAGGGTGCTTCATGGTACAGTTCTTTGATCTTTATCTATAAAATCTTCGTACAAATGTCACGCAATTGAAGTGTGGCCATTTATTGCAGCAATTAAATCTATTCAAATGCATCATATTATCAGCAGCTTTGCTGGTTGTATGGATGTTTTTAAAAGGTGGTAAGTTGGGTCTTTTGTGAAACAATTTGCTCAGCTTCATTTATTTCCCACAAAAGGAAAACAGCCTTGTTTTCATGATTTGAACAATTTTGACTTAAATCTCACCAAACAGTATAATGGTTTTGAGGTTTGCTTAGTCGGGAAGCTTCCTTTATCACACAGAGATGGCAAACAATCTGTTACTAACTTGAAGAGGTTTTGAACAGTGTGACTAAGAAGATATTAAACCAGTCAAGTCTTATCTTCATTGATACCTTGTAAATTCTGTGTTTATTTTGAGTTTAGTTGTGAGGCCTACTGGAGGTCAACACATTAGTAACCAATTTGTTGGTATTTAAATGAAAGTTTTCTAAAATGAGCAATGTCCACCAACTTGCTCTTCATTTGGAGATTTATTGGCagattctgtattaactttatattGCCGTGTTTCCAATGTGAAAATAGTAATAAATTAGAATTGTTTTATCTTCATGTTTATAACTGAAAATAGCACCTTCGTCATTTTTTTCAAGTGGAAAATCTTCCAATTGCAGCTTGATTGGATAAGCGTTATTATGAAGAGCAACATTaagctatttttttaaatccctggCAGTGTCTTCCATACCACAGCCACAACCTGAAATCTTTAGTACATACAAAGCCTCGTATGCCTTATTCCTGTCAGTCATTTTACAATGACCatgaatgttcagtttagtttattattgtcacatgtgccaaggtacggTGCAAAGCTTgtgttatgtgctatccagtcaaagaaaagactaaacatgaatacaatcatgccGTCTGCAGTGcatggataaagggtacaacacaatgtgagatacaacattgaagtctgataaagtacGATTAAGGATCgttcaatatgtgtaggaaaataactgcagatgctggttcaaattgaagatagacacaaaatgctggagtaactcagcgggtcaggcagcatctcaggagaggaatgggtgacgtttcgggtcgaggcccttcttcagactgaaggaggataGTTCaatgttctccaatgaggtagatgggaggtcaggaccacattctAAATaaagagaggactgttcagttgcctgataagataGTTTCgatgtgggtggtccaggatGAATTTGTTAgtaatatttattcctaggaagttgaagctttcgaccatctctattTAGACACACTTAGTGTAGAatatgtgtactgctttgcttcctgaagttaatcgaaatctcctttgtcttgctgaaagTGTGGGAGAGGTAGTTGTCTTAGCACCAAGTTACAAGATGCTcgatctcctttctgtactctgtctcatcattattcaATATCCAGCCCACTATGGTGATGTTATCTTTGAACTTGTAGAtttagttggattggtatttggccgcAGTCGggagtgtataaggagtatagtagggggctaaggactcaCCCTTGCATGGCACCAGTCTTGAGAATTATTGTAGACAATGATTTATCATCTATGCTCACCAGTTGTGGTCTGAGAGTTAGGAAGTTGAGGACCCAGTTGCAGAGGGGAGAGCCGACCCAAAGTTccacaagtttggagatgagcttggttgggtTAATGGTATTGAAAACAGAGCTATTGTTGATGAATAGGAGCCTGACATAGGCGACTTTTTAATCCAGATGGTCCAGTGATGAGTGTaggaccagggagatggcatcagctggAATCCCCCTGAGAAATGCATTCACTCCATCACCACCCTCACAAGTGGCTGCAGTGTGCAACTTTACCAAACACTGCAGTTACTTATCTTGGCCACTCCTATAGCATCCCCCAATCCGGAGACATCATTAACATCGCTGGCTCTTTCTACAGGTCTCCACCCTGTGAGACCTTTATTGTTACCTTACCTGCCTTTCTCTTCCACTTAAAACTAGTTGTACTTATAAATTTTCCTTGTTTTTAATGAAAGACCAttgacctgaaaagttaactcGATATCTATCGATtgcttatttaaaaaaattatgtttaagagattttcagcatctacagtaTTTTACTTTTGGAGCCGAGCTGTAAAGTTCTGTTTTTATTGCGGGTCTGCTCATCGATGAAACTTTTTATTTTCACAGTTGCAAGAGATTAACGACAGGTTAGTGAGATCGTGCAACATAAATATTGATGAACTTTTTTCTGAAATTGACCACTCAGTAGCTCTGAGCAGAAGAGTGCTGCAGCGATTTGAGAGGCGACGTGTTCACACGATATCTGAAGAGGAATGGGAGCAAATACAGCTGAAGGTCAGTAACAAAAACTGTTTCACATTGATTATGGATGTTTCAGAACAGCTATTAACTCTTGATTATgtcactgatgggtaatactctTATGCAAACATAAACCTTCAAATCCAGAAAAATGGTACAAGTGTATCATTTTCTATATTTATAAAGTACAGAAAATAATAAGAGGCATtgataggttagacagtcagaacctatttaccagggtggaaatgtcaaagactggagcgcaTAGCTATAAGTTCAGAGCAGTAAAGTTTAAACAAGTGGAGGGCAGGTTGTTTTACACAGGATGGTGGGAGACTGGAATGTCataccagggatggtggtggaggcagatagcatACTGGCGTTTAAGACGCTTTTGGATGAAAACATGAATATGCaatgaagggaggggtggggatcatGCAAAGACAGATACGATTTCATTAGTTtacatcatggtcggcacaaatgttggccaaagggcctgttcctgtgctgtactgttctatgttccaggaATGCTCTCTCTCTGTTCCAAGGTCACAAAACACAACCAAATAGAAAAACAACTATTATGCTAGGATTTTACCATCCACACACCTTGATAATCACAGAACATCAGCCCAAACATCCATAATGAAGAAAATTACTTGGAGCTGGATGCAAGGGCTGCAGATGGGGAGAACTCCCCAATACCAACAATTTTCAATGCACACTAACATGCTAAGCACTTCTCTCATTTTATTTGTTTGCCTTTGGAACAGCACCTAATAAAATGTTTGAAATGAGATTGACTGACAAACCATTCAATGGTGTCAGAGAgacccaagagactgcagatgctggaatcttgaccaaaaggtgcaggaagaactcagtaggtgaggcagcatccatggaagggTTGAACAGCTGACATTTTAAAATTCAAAGACTCACTTAACATTGAATGAACAGTTGCACTGAAATTCCTCTTTTCTCGCCTTCCTTCTTGTGACCATTATGGTATGTTTGCAGCCATTTTTCTTGTTAAATGTTTTTTATTATCTTTCCTCAGGCAATCCAGAGAGAGGTTTTTGATTGTCCAATTTGTATCACTCCATTGGATCACTTAAGCAGCAAAACATGCCAAGCTGAAGGGCAAGGCGGACGAGAACGAAGGAGTTCGCTTGTGCGACAAACAGTGCTGCTGTCCTGCTCCCACACCTTCCACTACACTTGCCTGAAGGCCTTCGAGGACTTCTCAGAGGGAGAGGATCACATTTGCCCATTATGCAGGTCAACCTATGAAAAAAAGATTTTGCGTATTTAACTGTAAATCTCCATTTCTGTTCTTACAAAATAAAAACGTTTCCTATCATGCAGACAATATTTGAATTTTATTACTTCCTCGAGGATGTAAAGACTAAACGTCTAATGCACGTTGTTGTTTGAGTTTTCAATAAAGACGATGACAAATCAAATTAAGATGATCCCAGTTCCCACCTATAACTAAATTTCATAAAATAACAGAAGTGCAAAGAATTGGACCATTTAAGGAAAAAGTTAACTTTTACCAGTGAACTCCAAATATATTCCATATCTTCAACCATCTTTTTCAATTAGGTTCCATGGTCATCTTAAAACTCTTGCTTGATTTCCTACTTCATCTGTTTATCCTTCTCTCCATTGCAACATAAACATTCCAGCCACATTCTTTGTGCCACAGATGATTAACTGCTCAAAAACAGTTGCCTTGTTTACACCCAAGTCACTGGAAGGGATTGTTCACTTGGTTGGTTTAATGCCTTAAGTAGTCACACAGAATGCCTTCTTGTCACGTATGCAGACTGGTTTTCACAGGGATTTTATCATTTGATAACTGAATCTGTTATGTCAATTGAAAAAGATGGTTGAAGATATGGAATATATTTGGAGTTCACTGGTAATCTCAGTTATAGCTCAGGAAGAACCAGATATTCACCAGTGAGATCCAAATCCACAGAAGATGGAGGGTGCAGTTGGAAGGGTGATCTGCTGGCTGGAGGTGTGAGACCattggtgttccacagggatctctGCTCGGACCTGTTTTTTATGAAgtgatatacatacatatatatatatacacacacgcatatgcgCACTcaagggttggttagtaagtcttTAGATGGACACCAAAATGAGTGGAGttatggacagtgaggaaggctgtcaacatATTCAGTAGCAAATATGGGTGGAGAAAAGGCAGTCGAGTTTCATCTGAgctagtgtgaggtgttgtactttgggaggtcgaatgcaaggggaaagtacACAGTTAATGGAAAGATCCTTAAAGCGTTGATATACAGAGGAATCGTGGGGTACAAGtccgtagttccctgaaagtaacatcggtagatagaatggtaaagaaaatgtatggtatgcttgctttcagttaGAGCAATGAGTACAAGAATCAGGAATTTATGTTGCAGCATTATAAAGCTAGTTGTTctattacaggaatgatgtggaagGTGCCAAAATGTTGTCTGGACTAGACGGTATTAGCTATAAAAGAGAAGTTGGATACATTTGGATTGTGTTCTCTGGGGTGTTGGTGGTTCAGAGGAGATCTGGTATAAATATGCAAAATGAGAACCATAGACAtggtgaaatgtcaaagactagagggcatcgctTTCAGGTCAAAGAGggaaaatttaatggagatgtgcaggacaagtggtGGGAGACTGGAATGTACTGCTGGGAGTggttgtggaagcagatacgatagtggcatttgaaacTTCTAGattggcacatgaatatgtaggaaaaggagggatatggatcacgtgcaggcagaattcaacggcatcatgttcagcatagacattgtgagcACAAGGGCCTATTCCCATGGTCTGCTGTACAATGTTTAAATGCTAAAGGTTCATTAGTACTGCATCAAATAATTGTTGGATTGTGGAagcatatccttcctccctccccactattCAAGAAGTTATTGACTATACCTAACgccctgtaggaaaataactgcagatgctggtacaaatcaaaggtatcacaaaatgctggagtaactcagcaggtcaggcagcatctcaggagaaaaggaatgggtgacgtttcgggtcgagaaccttcttcggatgatgtcagggggggtgggtcaaagaaaggatataggtggagacaggaagatagagggagaactgggaagggggaggggaagagaggggcagaggatctagttggaggtcaatgttcatgccactgggctgcaagctgctcaagcgaaatatgaggtactgttcctccaatttctagtgggcctcactatggcactggaggaggcccatgacagaaagattagactgggagggggagttgaagtgctcagccacatggagatcaggttggttaaggcggactgagcgaaggtgttgagcgaaacgatcgccgagcctgcgtttggtctcaccgatgtaaagaagttgacatctagagcagcagatacaacagatgaggtggaggaggtgcaggcaaacctctgtctcatctggaaagactgtttgggtccttggatggagttgaggggggaggtaaagggacaggtgttgcatctcctgcggttgctggggaaagtgcccggggagggggtggtttgggtaggaaggaacgagtggaccagggagttacggagggaacggtctctgtggaacgcagaaaggggaggagatggaaagatgtggccagtagtgggatcctgttggaggtgacggaaatgttggaggatgatttgttggatacactggctgatggggtggaaggtgagaacgagggtgattctgtccttgttacgattgggggggagggggagcaagagcggagcttcgGGATATAgagaaggccctagtgagagcctcatctataatggaagaggggaagccctgtttcctgaagaatgaggacatctctgatgccctagtgtgaaacgcctcatcccgggcgcatatGCGGcgtaggaattgggagtaggggatagactttttgcaggagacagggtgggaagaagtgtagtccagatagctgtgggtgtcagtgggtttgtagtagatgtcaatcactagtctgtctcctgtgatggagatggtccgATCCAGATACCTAACGCCCTTGTCATTTCACAGAACATTCACTGATTTTTGGATCTATTAATAccctaaacatttttttaaatctacaaAATCTTGTGTTCCTTACTGTGTCAATAAAGTCCTAGTATCTTTAGCAAGATCTTGTAACTAGAATGTATATCCTATTGGAATCGCAGTGAAATTACACTCTGTACCTCCCTATATTAAAATACCCAAGTTTACAAACATAACTCATAACTGTGACCAATATTTTGCAGTTAGATGCcactgcaaaatgctggagcaactcagcgggttaggtagcatctctggaggataaagattggatccttcttcagacacattgaTACTTAGACTGCATTTAAATGGGTGTGAAGGAATCACTTTTGACAGCAGCAGAGCTGCTCTTTGGTATTCTGGCTGGTATTTATACCTTAACCAACAGTGGTATTTGTAAAAAGGTGAAAGCAAATTGGCTGATCACAACAGTGGCATAGTTGACAAAAGATTTCAATTTCATGTAATAGAACTGTTAT
This portion of the Rhinoraja longicauda isolate Sanriku21f chromosome 2, sRhiLon1.1, whole genome shotgun sequence genome encodes:
- the rnf32 gene encoding RING finger protein 32 isoform X2; the protein is MRNLQLQNLSLSHTSTTKAPTKMNCYRNVAKPVVDTGIKRNEKKKIKEEEEKEYVLDPKPLSLTLAQKMGLVEAPNAPLTASEWQLVKKRSLQQGDSAQPCAICREEFGIKQQVLLSCSHVFHRICLQAFEKFSGRKSCPMCRKEQYQTRVIHDGARLFRMKCAVRIQSHWRGYVVRKWYKQLRRTVPPKDKKLRQRFYEDKLQEINDRLVRSCNINIDELFSEIDHSVALSRRVLQRFERRRVHTISEEEWEQIQLKAIQREVFDCPICITPLDHLSSKTCQAEGQGGRERRSSLVRQTVLLSCSHTFHYTCLKAFEDFSEGEDHICPLCRSTYEKKILRI
- the rnf32 gene encoding RING finger protein 32 isoform X1; the protein is MKHISTKPDTTVLVAVALQDHIMRNLQLQNLSLSHTSTTKAPTKMNCYRNVAKPVVDTGIKRNEKKKIKEEEEKEYVLDPKPLSLTLAQKMGLVEAPNAPLTASEWQLVKKRSLQQGDSAQPCAICREEFGIKQQVLLSCSHVFHRICLQAFEKFSGRKSCPMCRKEQYQTRVIHDGARLFRMKCAVRIQSHWRGYVVRKWYKQLRRTVPPKDKKLRQRFYEDKLQEINDRLVRSCNINIDELFSEIDHSVALSRRVLQRFERRRVHTISEEEWEQIQLKAIQREVFDCPICITPLDHLSSKTCQAEGQGGRERRSSLVRQTVLLSCSHTFHYTCLKAFEDFSEGEDHICPLCRSTYEKKILRI